DNA from Campylobacter sp. RM5004:
ATTCTCAAAAAAGCTAATATTGTCTCCATTTTGGGTTATTTTTGATTGCTACTATTGTTGTTGTTATTATTTTTATTATTGTTAGAGTCTAAAATTTTTTGCTGAGTTTTTCTATAGGTTTCCATTATTGCTTTTATATCTTGTCGTACATCCAAACTCTCTGTACAAAGTACGTAATCCATTGTATTTTTTTTATCCATGTTAAATCCTTTTCTAATAATTTGTTTAATCTTACATGAAAATATTTAATTTTAAAGAACAAAACGGTGATTATTTTAAATTTATTAGGAGCCATTAGCTCCCATAACTTAATTTTTTATCCCCTTTCCACCTTAACTCAAGCTCCCAACCTGCAATCTGCTTTCCATCTTCAATAATCCATTTGCCATAAATCGGTGTATAAGAATTATCGGCTCTTTTTATTTTATAACTTTCAAGCGTATAAGGCTTGTTTTGGTTAAGGTGTATTTTTCTAATAAAATAATTCCTTGCTTCCATAAAACTAATATCAATTAATTGCTTCAAGCAAGGCGGATAATTAGTACCTAGAATATCCCTAAGCCCAGTGCAAATCCTAGTGGCTATATTTTCTCCTAAAACATTGAAATTATCCTTATTCATAAGCAACCACCCACGCTCTGCTAATGCTTTCTTTAGCTCGTTACTAGGATTGTCTAAATCAATCTTGCTTTTATGTTCTAGTTCGCACTCTAAAACCTTGAGCTTTAACTCATACTTTTCTTTTTGTTGTGCTAATTGTGATTTATAGCCTAAGGCAACTCGCTTATTTCTGCGTTCTAGGTTTGAGATTTTATTGTCTGTTTCTTTTTGCAATTTATAATAACCTTGCTTTCTGATTGTTGGTAGGACTTCGCAATTCACCCACATTCTAAAAGCTTTTGCGTTTGGCTTGTCTGAACGCATTATTAAAAAGTAAAGCTGGGGTTCGCTAATCATTGTAAAATTTTGAACCCCACCTTCTGTTTTAAAAGGGGTTACATTTAACGTAACACCTTGCCACTCCCTTTCAATAGACTTTTTAGCGTGATTTGTGTTTGTTAACTCTAAACTTTTACAAGCATCATTAAGGCAAAATAATGGCTCATTGTTTTCATCTTTTGCAACTCTGACTAAAAACTGATTGTTGTTAAAAACTTCTAACATAATTTTTCCTTCGTTTTAATTTTAAAACGGCTTTTATCCGTTTTAATAAATAAAAATATAGTATTTTATCCGTTAAAAGTCAAGTAAAAAAATGATTAAGTTAGTTATATTGATAAAAATAAGCGTAAAATATACGCTTATTTGATTAAATCTTTAATGATTGTAGATAGAGTGTTAAGTGTTTCTAGCTTTTCTTTTAGTTCTTTATTTTCCAAATATAAATCTATTGCTTTACTCATTGCACTTGATACATTGTTAGTTCTAGATGCTTTGCTTACTGCATCTTCTCCGTATCCTATCAATTCCCCTAATTGCTTATAAGTTAAATTTAATTCTTTACAAGTTTGTTTTACTATATTGTATTCAAAACTTGTCTTAAAAGATGTATATCCACATTCTTTACATATTCTATCGCCAGTATCTATTTCTCTATCTCCAGCTTCTTCTATATGTATTCTTTCTTTTTTTATATTTTCACTACCACATTGAGGGCATTTTATCATTTCTTAATCCTTTTGCGTTTTTTGTATTGTATTTTTTGTAACATAATCATCTCCTAATTTAATATTTTTAAGAGATGATTGTTTAATTTTATTTAACTATCTTTTCCTTTTTTTGGATTTGGAATAAGAAACCATAAAGCGATAGCTAAAATTGCTCCACCTATAGTAATTGTTTTGTAAATTATATCAAGCGTTTCCATCTTTACCTCCTTTGTAAATATAAATAGAACCGATAGCAACACAGATTATAACTGCTGTGATGCTCCAATAATTAAAACTTTCATCTTTTAAAACGGGTGTAATTATCGCTAGAGCAAAAATCACTTTTGCAAAATCAAATGAAAGTTTTCCTAATTCTTTTAATAAATCTTTCATAGTAAAAATTATAGCAAATAAAATTAATTAACAATCATCTCTAAAAGAACATAAAAATTCATAACATGAATTCTTATGCCATTATTATATTTATATAATGAATAATTGTCAAGTAATTTTATTTATATTATATATATTTTTTATTATCTATATTCATATTATGAATTTTTTAGAAGGGAAAAATTTTCCCTTCTTAGTGTTTCCTTGCTTCGTCTATCAAATCAAATGCTTTTTTAAAGTTATTTAGTTGTTCTTCTTGTTTTTTGTGTTTAAGTAATAATTGCATAAAATTTATAGCTATTTGCGGTGGTTCTATTTGCGTAGCCCATTGTGTAGCTGTATTTGGTGCAACACCTAAAATTTCACTTAGCTCTTTTTGCGTAATTCCTAATTCTTTACAAGTTTGTTTTACTATATTTTCTTTTTCCATTTTCTATCCTTTTTATAATCATACACAATTTATTTTTATAAGTAATAAATCGTTACTTGCTCCTTTGATTGTTTTTAAATCATCTTTACTGATGATATTAATTAATTCTTTACTCATTTTTAGCTCCTTATTTTTTCTTGCTTAGTATTTCTAAAAAGTCAGCAAACATAACTATTGCAAAAGCAATTACTATTATTAAAAATAAATCTAGCATTTGTTTTCTCTCCTTTTTCCTGATTTAAATTCTTATAAATATAATTTATTATACTAAAAGTATATTAATAAAATATAATATTTACCAAAAAAGTATATTATTTTTTCTAAATTATTATACTTTAATATTAAAAAAGTATATATAATATGAAAATAAGGTATAAAAAATGATATTAGGCACATTTAACACAAACGAGCTTTTAAGGGCTCAAAAAAAGCGAACTATGTTTATGTCTAACTTACGAGCGAAACTCCAAAACGAGTTTTCTTTAGATGAGTTAAAGAAAACAATTCTAAAGCTTGATAAAGATATGAAATATAGTCTTGATAGCTTTGTAGAAGAGCTAAAAGCAAATGAGTTAATAGAGATAAACACGCTTTTTAGCAACGTTAAATATTATCAATTTAGTAAGGAGAGAAAATGACTTTTTGCGTAGCTGATAGCAAAATTGATGAATTAGTAAAAGTTAATAAGACACAAAAGCAATTATTGTATTTTTTACTAAAAAGCAAAACTAAGTTTAATTTAGACAAATGTATAAAAGCCTTGCAAATCTCATCAAGGACATTTTATAGAAATGTTGAAGTTTTGCTAAATAAAAATCTAATAATCAAAAAGAGTAATGATGATAAATTATATCATAATGAAAGCGATGTTATTTATCAATTAGAACCCAATTTTGAAAATGATTTAAAGGGACTTTTTGGCACAAAGCAAGTGACAAAATGTCACAAGCCAACTGACAAAATGTCACAAGCTAAGTGCCAAAATGACACAAGCCCTACCTATATATATATAAGAGTAAGAGTAGAGTAAGAGATGAATTTATAAAACCCCAAACCCCTTTGCAAGGGGCTTGCGTTGTTGGTGATGAAATTTCTTTAAAAACTCAAACCAAACAAAACCACAAAGATGAAATTAAATCTCAAATAAAATCAAAGGTACAAAGAATAGCAACTGAGCTAAATAATACTAGCGATGAATTTATTTCTAAACTAGATGAGTTTTTAAACAATCGTAATAAAAAGCACAAAATCACAGATGCGTTCATAAGCGATTTAATTAACGAGTTAAAACAAATCCAAAGCCCATTAACTGCAATAAATAAATGTTTAGCTAAAGGGTGGATAACTTGCGAGAGCCATTATTTTCAAACAAGCACAAGCAATAAGCCAAATAGTAACTACAAATACCTAGCACCAGAACTACAAAGAAAAGTAGATAACAACGAAATGACAGAAAGAGAAGCACATGCAGAGCAAAATTACACAGTGCAAAAAGCGATGTGGCTTGATTTGTTTGGCAAAACAAAGGGTGCATTAGATGCGGTTAAAAACGAAATCAAAAAAGGAGCAGAATATGAGAAAAGAGCTATTGATAGCACTATTATCAGCGTTTGATAAAGATAAAAATTGTTTAATGAGTTTTGAATTAGCTACAGAGCATTTAAGCGATGAAGAATTAAAAGACGGAGTAAAAAAATGTCTAGTTATGCATGCAAAAAATACGCTTTTACCAGCTGATTTAATTAAATATGCATTAAGCGAACGCATAGAAAAAGCAAGGAAGACACTTTATAAAGCTTCAAGAAATCTATGGAGCAATACGCTTATGATAACTTTTAGCGATTTAGTCTTAAGTGCTTTAGTTGAAAATTATGGTGGCTTAGAATTTTTTAACAAGCAAGATGAAGAATATTTCTTTAATGATTGGGGAATAAAAAGCTTTAGCGATAAGTATATAGAATTAGCTTCAAAACAAGCTAAGAGCTTAAGAAGATATGTTTATAACGAGAAAAATGCACTTAAAAATAGTGATGAGTTTCAGCCTGCAATTTGTTATATTTTTTACGATGATGGATTAATAAAACAAACAAAATATGAAGATTTACAACTTGCTTTAAGAAGTGAAGAAGAAAAGCAAAGATATTTACAAGAAGAACAAGATCGTAAAAACTTAGCTAAATTGTTTCAGATAAAGGTTGTAGTATGAGTAGCTCAAAACCTGAATTAAAAAGACTTGAAATCTTGGATAGCTGGCAAAGCGTAGGAGCGATTAAAGACTTAGTTCATCAAGCACCGATTAAGATTATTGACACTTTAGAAACTAAATATTCTTTAGAACGCAATAGTAAAAATCATGCAAGAAAGCCACCGATGAAAAATACAAGAGTAGAGCGTATTTACACGCCTGATTTTGCTTATAAAATACCGAGCTTAAAGTTATTAGTATTTGAAGAGTTTAAGAGTGATTACACAAGAGTTAAGCTAAGAGAAGCGTATTCGCTTAGAAGACAATTGTTAGAGCAAAAGATTAATGCTTACAATGAAGATAGTGAATTAACAAACTTTATTAAAGAAAGCTTTAGCGTTTTATACTCAACTTGTAAATATACAAATCTTAATGAAATTGAAAGCATATTGTTAAGAACTGCTAGAGAGCAAAGCAAGAAAGATTTTAGAGATTACTTAAGTGAAGAAGAAATCAAGCAAGGTTATAAAATCGTGTTTTTTGAAAACGAGTTTATTTATTACAAATATGCGGAGCTAATAAATGAGTTTAAGCGTAAATTACGACTTAAAGAATACGAAGCATCTTTATTCGATACTTGCGAATAGTATTTTTACTAAGCCACACTTAGACCTTTTGGCGTGGAGTGAGAAATATCGTTTCTTAAGTGCGGAAGGAAGTGCTCGTCCAGGTAGGTTAAAGCGGCTAGTTATCAGCGTGAGATACTTACTGTAATTAGTGATAAAGAGCATAAAAGAGTAGTTCTTAATCTTGCTTCACAACTTGGCAAAACTGAAATGTGTCTAAATACTTTAGCTTATTTAATAGCACACGACCCAACGCCGATACTTTATATGTTGCCAGACGAAGGAATGGCAGAAGACTTTAGTAAGCGTAGATTTGCACCACTTAAGCGAGATTGTAAAGAAGTTGCCAAAATAATGGGCGAGAACGCAAGTGATACGATACTAATTAAAAACTTCAAAGGTGGCTCTTTAAACTTTGTGGGCTCAAATAGTGTTAGTAAGCTTGCTTCTAAGCCTATCGGATTTTTAATCGTTGATGAAGTAGATAGATGTTCTAACACCGCTGAAGGTGATAGCGTGGCACTAGCAGAGAAAAGAACAATTACTTTTCCAAACGCAAAGATTTTATTAGTATCTACACCTACTTTACATGGCACTAGCAAGATACAAAACGAGTATGACAAGAGTGACAAAAGGCGTTTTTATGTGCCTTGTCCTAAATGTGAGTTTAAGCAAGTTTTGGAATGGGAGAATGTGGATTTAGATAAAGAATGCTTAGTTTGTATTAGTTGCAAACACGAAATAAGCGAAAGAGAACGCCTAGCAATAATTAAAAAAGGCGAGTGGATAAAAGAGTGCGAAAGTGAAACGGCAGGCTTTCATCTATCATCGCTTTATAGTGAGTACGTGAGTTTAAAAAGCATAATTAAAGATTATA
Protein-coding regions in this window:
- a CDS encoding BRO family protein; the protein is MLEVFNNNQFLVRVAKDENNEPLFCLNDACKSLELTNTNHAKKSIEREWQGVTLNVTPFKTEGGVQNFTMISEPQLYFLIMRSDKPNAKAFRMWVNCEVLPTIRKQGYYKLQKETDNKISNLERRNKRVALGYKSQLAQQKEKYELKLKVLECELEHKSKIDLDNPSNELKKALAERGWLLMNKDNFNVLGENIATRICTGLRDILGTNYPPCLKQLIDISFMEARNYFIRKIHLNQNKPYTLESYKIKRADNSYTPIYGKWIIEDGKQIAGWELELRWKGDKKLSYGS
- a CDS encoding helix-turn-helix domain-containing protein yields the protein MEKENIVKQTCKELGITQKELSEILGVAPNTATQWATQIEPPQIAINFMQLLLKHKKQEEQLNNFKKAFDLIDEARKH